In Risungbinella massiliensis, a single window of DNA contains:
- a CDS encoding DUF2085 domain-containing protein gives MKRASSLFYRLALFVPCHRKPSRCFHLHQKPIPICARCLGILCGIACFPVLFFFSPIPIWIAFLLQIPMLVDGFTQLYRWRTSNNPLRFATGLISGIGLSIFIVSGTHILFLIGTQGGISFCSLLS, from the coding sequence ATGAAAAGAGCTTCTTCTCTCTTTTATCGATTGGCTCTTTTCGTTCCCTGCCATCGAAAACCATCGCGTTGCTTCCATCTACACCAAAAACCGATACCAATTTGCGCTAGATGCTTGGGAATTCTGTGTGGAATCGCATGTTTTCCTGTTCTGTTTTTTTTCTCTCCTATACCAATCTGGATAGCCTTTCTCTTGCAGATTCCCATGTTAGTAGATGGTTTCACCCAACTATATCGTTGGCGCACTAGTAACAATCCTTTACGCTTTGCCACTGGTCTGATCAGTGGAATTGGGCTTTCGATCTTTATTGTTAGTGGAACACATATTCTTTTTCTAATCGGAACACAAGGAGGAATATCATTTTGTTCTTTATTATCTTAA
- a CDS encoding GNAT family N-acetyltransferase — protein MPFPVLLTERLVLREINEKDYLDIFQYLSDREVMKYYGMMPFQKEEEALEEIKWYQQIYHSQSGIRWGISLQGSSQIIGSCGFLNWDKKHHRVEIGFELSKEYWKLGMMTEALSKIIPFGFENYRFNRIQALVEPDNRASHVLLKKLGFVEEGVLSQYEFTCGKYDDLLMLALLKRDFI, from the coding sequence ATGCCATTTCCTGTTCTTTTAACTGAGCGCTTAGTTCTAAGAGAAATTAACGAAAAAGACTATCTTGATATCTTTCAATATCTTTCAGATAGGGAAGTGATGAAATATTATGGTATGATGCCCTTCCAAAAGGAAGAAGAAGCTTTAGAGGAGATTAAATGGTATCAACAAATTTACCATTCCCAATCCGGAATTCGTTGGGGAATTTCTCTTCAAGGCTCATCTCAAATAATCGGTTCTTGTGGATTTTTAAATTGGGACAAAAAGCATCATCGGGTTGAGATTGGTTTTGAGCTTTCAAAAGAATATTGGAAGTTAGGAATGATGACGGAAGCACTATCTAAAATAATTCCATTTGGTTTTGAGAATTATAGATTTAATCGGATTCAAGCACTGGTAGAACCAGATAATAGAGCATCCCATGTGCTTCTAAAGAAGCTAGGTTTCGTAGAAGAAGGAGTTTTATCCCAATATGAATTTACTTGTGGTAAATACGATGATCTACTGATGTTAGCTTTACTTAAAAGAGATTTTATATAA
- a CDS encoding potassium channel family protein, whose product MIQTKYTLKKVTGKDVLPLKQFVVIGLGRFGGSIAKTLSELGHEVMAIDQDEQKVQDFLPIVTQTIQADATDEKLLLDLGVRNVDNAIVSIGDDIQASILATLILKDIGVPHVTVKAISELHQKVLEKIGADKVIHPERDMGIRVAHHLISKNILDHIEISSKYSIVEVVATEKVFGKSLAALDVRAKYHCNVIAIRSKDNKMNITPAADEKIQPGDVFIVIGRNEDIHAFEKKIGE is encoded by the coding sequence ATGATTCAAACGAAGTACACACTAAAAAAAGTTACTGGAAAGGACGTACTACCCTTGAAGCAGTTTGTGGTTATTGGACTTGGTCGATTTGGCGGAAGTATTGCCAAAACGCTCTCCGAACTAGGACATGAAGTAATGGCTATTGACCAAGATGAGCAAAAAGTACAGGATTTCCTACCGATCGTGACACAAACGATCCAAGCAGACGCAACAGATGAAAAGCTGCTCCTTGATCTTGGAGTTCGGAATGTGGACAATGCCATCGTCTCAATCGGAGATGACATTCAAGCAAGCATCTTAGCCACCTTGATTCTGAAAGATATCGGAGTACCACATGTTACAGTAAAAGCGATCAGTGAACTTCATCAAAAAGTGCTCGAAAAAATCGGTGCTGATAAAGTGATTCATCCAGAGCGAGATATGGGAATTCGGGTAGCTCATCATCTGATCTCCAAAAACATTTTAGATCATATTGAGATCTCTTCGAAGTATAGTATCGTGGAAGTAGTTGCAACGGAAAAAGTATTTGGGAAAAGCCTTGCAGCTCTAGATGTTCGAGCAAAATATCACTGTAATGTCATTGCAATCCGCTCCAAGGATAACAAAATGAATATCACCCCAGCTGCAGACGAAAAAATTCAGCCCGGAGATGTATTCATCGTGATCGGACGCAACGAAGATATACATGCATTTGAAAAGAAAATTGGAGAATAA
- a CDS encoding thioredoxin domain-containing protein: MGKEKAGKKPNRLVNEKSPYLLQHAYNPVNWYPWSDEAFSKAKAEDKPIFLSIGYSTCHWCHVMERESFEDEEVAEILNQHFVSIKVDREERPDLDNLYMTVCQALTGHGGWPLTILLTPSQKPFFAGTYFPKEDRYGRTGLVKLLTSLSKMWAEEKDKAENMGTQLISQLDTFFHPGSPGTMDRETIDYAYEQMARQYDETYGGFGEAPKFPRPHDLLFLLRYSRATGEPEAAQMVNHTLRQMRKGGIFDQIGYGFSRYSVDREWLVPHFEKMLYDQALLAIAYLEAYQNSQDPFFAKVAEEIFSYIMSQMTSPEGAFYSAEDADSEGEEGKFYVFQFEELEEVLGEELAPIFLDYYGVTPEGNFDGNASILHQIEMDLDRLADQYKMSSDTLTEKLEQARKLVLEYRNKRERPFLDDKVLTSWNAMMIAAFARGGRVLQNTNYLDCAQRAFDFLRERLCREDGRVLARFRENESAILGYLDDYAYFTWAAIELYEATTDVRALQLALQLQKETIRLFGDKEKGGYFFSGVDAEKLIARPKEIFDGAVPSGNSVVFLNLIRLAKLTSDQDLLNEAERQAAAFAEEIRSAPISHTFFLVGYLFWIYPSKEILIRGSLTDPMTKRFLREIHRHYLPEAVLGFDPGANAEANEQLFLPITEEVLSNQPAVYLCEDFACQRPITQLEDLQKALSATK, encoded by the coding sequence ATGGGCAAAGAGAAGGCAGGAAAGAAACCAAATAGATTAGTTAATGAAAAATCACCTTATTTATTACAGCATGCTTATAACCCTGTCAACTGGTATCCATGGTCAGATGAGGCATTCAGCAAAGCGAAAGCAGAAGATAAACCTATATTCTTGTCCATCGGCTATAGCACTTGTCATTGGTGTCATGTGATGGAACGAGAGAGTTTTGAAGATGAAGAGGTAGCAGAGATTCTCAATCAGCATTTTGTTTCGATCAAAGTGGATCGGGAAGAACGTCCTGATCTAGATAATCTCTATATGACAGTATGTCAGGCTTTGACGGGTCACGGTGGTTGGCCTCTTACCATATTGCTGACACCTAGCCAGAAGCCGTTTTTTGCAGGAACCTATTTTCCAAAAGAAGATCGCTATGGTCGAACAGGTCTTGTAAAGCTTCTAACCTCGCTAAGTAAAATGTGGGCTGAGGAAAAAGACAAAGCAGAAAACATGGGAACTCAGTTGATCAGTCAATTAGATACATTCTTTCATCCTGGTAGTCCTGGCACGATGGATCGGGAAACGATCGATTATGCTTATGAACAGATGGCGAGACAATATGATGAAACCTATGGTGGATTTGGAGAGGCGCCAAAATTCCCTCGTCCCCATGATTTGCTTTTTTTACTGCGCTATAGTAGAGCAACAGGTGAGCCAGAAGCAGCACAGATGGTCAACCATACGTTACGGCAGATGAGAAAAGGTGGTATCTTTGATCAAATTGGATATGGTTTTTCTCGGTACTCTGTTGATCGAGAATGGCTAGTTCCGCACTTTGAAAAAATGCTTTATGATCAGGCATTGCTTGCAATAGCCTATTTAGAAGCATATCAAAACTCACAAGATCCGTTCTTCGCGAAAGTAGCGGAAGAAATTTTTTCATACATAATGAGTCAAATGACTTCTCCAGAGGGAGCATTTTACTCTGCGGAGGATGCAGATTCAGAAGGAGAAGAAGGGAAGTTCTATGTTTTCCAATTTGAAGAACTGGAAGAAGTCCTCGGAGAAGAACTTGCCCCTATTTTTCTAGACTATTATGGAGTGACACCAGAGGGCAATTTTGATGGGAACGCAAGTATCCTTCATCAGATCGAGATGGATCTTGACAGGTTAGCAGACCAATACAAGATGTCATCAGATACGTTAACAGAAAAGCTCGAGCAAGCACGCAAATTAGTGTTAGAATACCGAAATAAACGCGAGCGTCCTTTTCTGGATGACAAAGTGTTAACCTCATGGAATGCGATGATGATTGCAGCTTTTGCTAGAGGGGGACGTGTATTACAAAATACCAATTATCTCGATTGCGCTCAACGGGCATTTGATTTTCTACGTGAAAGGTTATGTAGAGAAGATGGACGAGTTCTTGCACGTTTTCGTGAGAATGAATCTGCTATCTTAGGATACTTAGATGATTATGCTTATTTTACTTGGGCAGCGATTGAACTATATGAAGCAACAACCGATGTTAGAGCTCTGCAGCTGGCACTTCAATTACAAAAAGAGACAATCCGTTTATTCGGGGATAAGGAAAAAGGTGGATACTTTTTCTCTGGAGTAGATGCAGAAAAGCTTATTGCCAGACCGAAAGAAATCTTTGACGGAGCGGTTCCATCGGGTAACTCTGTTGTCTTCTTGAATTTGATTCGCTTGGCAAAGTTAACATCAGACCAAGATCTTCTGAACGAAGCAGAGCGTCAGGCTGCTGCTTTTGCTGAAGAGATTCGATCAGCCCCGATTTCCCACACTTTCTTTTTGGTAGGATATTTATTCTGGATTTATCCTAGTAAGGAGATTTTAATCCGTGGTTCTTTAACGGATCCAATGACCAAAAGGTTTTTACGGGAGATCCATCGCCACTACTTACCAGAAGCAGTTTTAGGATTTGATCCTGGAGCTAACGCTGAGGCGAATGAGCAGCTTTTTCTCCCTATTACTGAAGAAGTATTAAGTAATCAACCAGCTGTGTATCTTTGTGAAGATTTTGCTTGCCAGAGACCCATTACCCAGTTGGAGGATCTCCAAAAAGCACTTTCCGCCACAAAATAA
- a CDS encoding DUF1700 domain-containing protein, with protein sequence MTKDKFFAELEDQLRKLPKIEQEEILADYEEHFEHGRLKGRTEHEIATGLGSPKKIARELMADYHIGQAKENQSYPSLFRAFYTSIGLGFFNLVFLLGPFIAMLALIFSGYVVSLAFVLTPFASIASFIWVESIAEGFLNLFVTFVLAGLGLLIGVAMKHVSQKFLGWMTRYVQSNLNVIKGESKHG encoded by the coding sequence ATGACAAAGGATAAGTTTTTTGCTGAACTAGAGGACCAGTTACGAAAACTTCCAAAAATAGAGCAAGAAGAAATTTTAGCGGATTATGAAGAGCATTTTGAACATGGCAGATTGAAAGGTAGAACGGAACACGAAATTGCTACAGGATTAGGTAGTCCGAAAAAAATAGCAAGGGAATTAATGGCAGATTACCATATTGGGCAAGCAAAGGAGAATCAATCTTATCCCAGCCTGTTTCGAGCTTTTTATACTTCTATTGGTTTAGGATTTTTTAATCTTGTATTTTTGCTAGGACCATTCATCGCGATGTTAGCTCTTATCTTTTCTGGTTATGTTGTATCACTGGCATTTGTGTTAACCCCATTTGCATCGATCGCTTCTTTTATTTGGGTAGAGAGCATTGCCGAAGGTTTTCTGAATCTATTTGTAACCTTTGTTTTGGCTGGTTTAGGTTTACTCATTGGGGTAGCAATGAAACACGTTTCTCAAAAATTTTTAGGTTGGATGACTCGTTATGTACAATCAAATCTGAATGTGATCAAAGGGGAGAGCAAACATGGCTAA
- a CDS encoding DUF4097 family beta strand repeat-containing protein: MAKLVKIGIGLLVIGVIGIVVLLASGVSFGSGTEKINLHKTVDAKNIAQMVINSDISSIKIHPSTSEQVQIKLSGTVPKSTKTDLQVNIANQTLNIEELQERKSFVVFGFDFNLLNVGMKMDIYLPEKTYESITMNTKFGDIVVDQKLLAKKLNLKTEKGNVSLNGYQGDQLSAITQFGNMKLREIDSTFELETEFGNIDVLPSAELKNKNLVKSQFGDIQIQVMKEPVVLNVDFFAELGDIQSDFPVTHTTSTTDMDDDPITDVLKGAIGNAKTDSPSLTVRTEKGDISFKK; the protein is encoded by the coding sequence ATGGCTAAGCTTGTAAAAATAGGGATTGGGCTTCTGGTGATTGGAGTGATTGGGATTGTTGTTCTACTAGCAAGTGGAGTTTCATTTGGTAGTGGTACAGAAAAGATTAATCTCCATAAAACAGTAGATGCGAAAAATATTGCCCAAATGGTTATCAATAGTGATATATCGAGTATAAAAATTCATCCATCTACTTCTGAACAAGTGCAGATTAAACTATCCGGTACTGTACCAAAAAGTACTAAAACAGACTTACAAGTTAATATCGCCAATCAGACTTTAAACATAGAGGAACTGCAAGAACGTAAGTCTTTTGTAGTGTTTGGATTTGATTTTAATTTACTTAATGTTGGAATGAAAATGGATATTTATCTTCCAGAAAAAACATATGAATCGATCACCATGAATACAAAATTTGGCGATATTGTGGTTGACCAAAAGCTACTTGCAAAGAAACTAAATCTGAAAACGGAAAAAGGTAATGTTTCTCTCAATGGATACCAAGGAGATCAATTATCAGCCATTACCCAATTTGGTAACATGAAACTACGTGAGATTGATTCTACCTTTGAACTCGAAACGGAGTTTGGAAATATAGATGTTCTTCCATCGGCAGAGTTGAAGAACAAAAACCTAGTTAAAAGCCAGTTTGGTGATATCCAGATCCAAGTAATGAAAGAACCTGTTGTACTAAATGTAGATTTCTTTGCAGAGTTGGGAGATATTCAATCAGACTTTCCAGTTACTCATACTACAAGTACAACTGATATGGATGACGATCCCATTACGGATGTGTTGAAGGGCGCTATAGGAAATGCAAAAACGGATAGCCCAAGTCTAACCGTTCGTACAGAAAAGGGAGATATCTCATTTAAAAAATAG